The Vibrio crassostreae genomic interval GGTGCAAGTCGCTATGAAGGTGGTGAACTTATCATTCCGACAGCCATCACCAACCAAGGCACTCAAGCTGTCATTTTAGTATCACTTAACATCAGCGTATTTACTGCAGAAGGTACGTTGTTGGCAGAAGAAGAAGTTGCTGTATGGAAATCAATCAAACGTATGGCTGACACATACTTGCGACCAAAGACGGGTGAAGAAGGCAAGCTAATCAAGATCGACCTAGAACAACACCCTGAATATCAGATTAAAGCTGAGATTACTGAAGTACTGGCTCGCTAAACCGGAGTCACGTACAGATAGATAGCGAAGAAATGGCAAGCGCAACCCGCCAATACAAACAAGTGCCAGATTGCATGGTTGTAAGGGATGCGTTTTGCAACATAGAAAATCACACCCAGCGAATAGATCACCCCGCCAACCGCTAACAACACCAAACCACCTATATCGATGTTCATCGCTAATTGATAAACAACAATCAAAGATAGCCAGCCCATCGCTAAGTAAATGAACAGCGATAAGCGCTTGAATCGGTAAACGAAGGCAATCTTCATGATGATACCGACCAGCGCAATTCCCCAAATAACCGCCATCAAGCCCATTGCCAATGGGGTTCTTAAGCCAACCAATAAAAACGGCGTGTAGCTACCTGCGATCAGTAAATAAATCGCACAGTGATCGAGGGTTTTTAGTAAACGCTTAGTTTTTTCTGTGGTGATCGAGTGATAAAGCGTGGAAGCAAGAAAGAGCAGGATAATGCTGCTGCCATAGATTGTCATACTGGCAACCGTCAACATGTCGGCTTGGTAATCAAACGCGCGAATCAGTAGCAAGATCAGACCAATAACGCCAAGCACGACGCCCAAGCCGTGGGTTATCGCATTAGCGCGTTCTTCGATGTCGCTGTATTCGCTAGCTGATGATGCAGACATGAGTATCCTACTAGAGTAAATGTTCAATTGACCTAGTATTGCACATTAAGCTTACACGTGTAAGCTTAAATTTTTATGACAGCTTTTATGACATCAATGACGCCTAAACAGTGTGATAAGGCTAGGCTCTCTAAAACTAAAGAACCAAAAAGCGAATTAAGAGGCGCTATCTAGATACTCAAGTACCATCTTGCCGGCTTCTTCTGGAGAGGTATCCAATGGCACACTCAATTGACGCTGTAGCTGGCCCACTCCCAATAAACTCGCCAACATGCCTTTGGCACCGTCGCGATTGCGATCTATCTCAAACCAAAGCTTAAGCTCAGTTTCGTCACGATGGGCAACAACTTCAAGCTCACGCCAGCGGCCATGATAAGGACCCGTAGTCGGTACAAACTCAAACTCTTGTACAAATGGCAGTTCAAAGCCTTCTACCGCTTCACACTCCACTTGGCGAATGCGCAGCCCTTGAGCTTCAAGTTCGTTAAAAATACCATCGAGGAGTGCATCAGGACGAACCGTTAAGATGTCTTTATCCGATGGATCAATTGCCATCGCAATATCCAACCCGGTTTCTAGCCACACCTTTGAATCACCAATCGTGACCGGTGTGTTCAGCGGGACATCAAACTCACATTCAAAATCACGGGTTTCACCCGGCTGAATAACAAAGGCATACGGCAGGCTCCATTTGGCCAACGAGTATGTCTGGTGCATTCGACGTGTTTGACCACCTTCTTGCCTTTGCGAGTTCATGGTAACTTCTTTAACGTAACGACAGCACAAGTTGAGATCGATATTGTCGATCTCTTGTGGCTGAGCGCCACCATAGACATGCACAATAATGCTCGCTTTCTTACCTGGATAAAGCACTTCCTGTTGCAATACAGAATCCACCTTGGCAGATCCAATTCCAAAACTTGCTAACGTTTTCTTTAAGAACGACATATGCACCTCCTTTAAAGCATCATCTTAAGCCTGAAAGAGGTTCAAACTCAAATATACTGCTCACACTATTTTAGCTCTAATATCGTCTATTTATCACTCAGGCGTCGATCGATAACTTAGATAGTGATAATCTAAGCCTTGATATGCATGCATATCATTATCCTGATTTATTCTTCGGATTGGCGAAAGCCAGACGAGTAACGCTTCAAGCAATTGAAGTGGAGCTCATGGTAAATCAGGCCATTAGATTGGCAATGGATATGCCTGACCGTTAGGTAAATTAATGCGCCCAACAGCTGTCAGGTTCTCGCACACCAACCGTAGTGCGATGCGTCGTCGTAGTGGCTTTGTTGCTGCTCCAACGGCTAAGAAATTGGCTCCTACAATGACTCTAGTTGAGAAGACTGCTTTATTAGCACCGACTACAACAAAAGTGATTAAAGCCGCTTAACAAAAAGCGCAGTTTTTACTGCGCTTTTTTCTTGCCCGCTCCCATCTTGAAATGTGTTTACACATTGGTATTCCCTATCCGATTTGATACCTTAGCCACAAATCATTATAAAATTTGTGGAGAAATAAAGTATGAAGTGTCACCGCATTGAAGAACTGCTTGAACTGATGGAGCCTGAGTGGCAGAAAGATCAAGAGCTTAACCTATTAGAGTTCATCATTAAGCTATCAAAAGAAGCGGGCTACCAAGGCAAGCTTGAAGAACTGACTGACGATGTTCTTATCTACCACCTAAAAATGCGCAACAGCGAAAAAGATGAAATGATCCCAGGCCTGAAAAAAGACCAAGAAGATGATTTCAAAACCGCAATTCTAAAAGCACGTGGCCTTCTTTAGTCGCCCACTTGTTTAGAACTCAATTGCCGTATAGATAAAACACTCAATTTAAAAAGCGACCGCCAGGTCGCTTTTTTGTTTCTGTTCGCTATTTTTTCGTCACAACTGTTATGACTTTTGTTGTTAAAGGTTGATAGCGTTAAAGAAATGAGAACAAGATTGTCGCTATAATCGCCATCCATAAGAATCTTCTAAAATAATAAGAGTGAGTGCGATAACAACAAATGCACCAAGCTCAATTTCAACAGGTTCTCTAAACCATACTTTCAAGTAATGTCGTCATGCCCGATTTAACCGGGCAAACAAGCCACAAAAAGGATAGTTCATGAGTCAGGATAAAATCGATATCAAAGATGTGACTCCTAAAACCTTTAACCCGAAAACACATAAAGGTAATGGAGATCGATTTAACCCAAGTAACCGAATCTATGTTCGAGAAAGCAAAGGTAAATTCCAACAACTGCGTCGTTATGGCGGTTGGTTCTTACTTTTACTTTTTGCGCTTATTCCATGGATTCCATTTGGTGAACGCCAAGCGATCTTGCTCGATATCGGCAACCAACAGTTCAACTTCTTTGGCACCACCTTATACCCGCAAGATCTGACCCTACTCGCGATCCTATTTATGATTGCTGCGTTTGGCTTATTCTTCATAACCACCTTCTTAGGCCGTGTCTGGTGTGGCTATTTATGCCCGCAAACCGTCTGGACCTTCATGTACATTTGGTTCGAAGAGAAACTAGAAGGTGCTGCCAATAAGCGAAGAAAACAAGACTCGGGCAAACTAACGAGCAATTTAATCCTCAGAAAAACCCTCAAACACATTGCGTGGTGGGCGATTGCCATTGCGACGGGCTTAACCTTTGTTGGTTACTTCATCCCAATTAAAGAGTTAGTGGTTGGCTTCTTTACCTTTAACTCGTCTTTCTGGCCGGTGTTTTGGGTACTGTTCTTTGCTGGGTGTACTTATGCCAATGCTGGTTGGATGCGCTCGATTGTTTGTCTGCACATGTGTCCTTACGCGCGTTTCCAATCGGCAATGTTCGACAAAGACACCTTCATCGTGGGCTACGATTCAGAACGCGGTGAAAGCCGTGGCCCTCGCTCTCGTAAAGCCGATCCAAAAGAGCTTGGTCTAGGCGACTGTATTGACTGTAATCTATGTGTTCAAGTGTGCCCAACGGGTATCGATATCCGTGACGGCCTGCAATATGAGTGTATTAACTGCGGCGCGTGTATTGATGCCTGTGACAACACCATGGAGCGTATGGGCTACGAGAAAGGCCTGATCAACTACACCACCGAGCACAGACTTGAAGGTCACTCGACCAAGGTAATGCGTCCTAAACTGTTGGGCTATGGCGCCATCTTGATCGTGATGCTGGGCTTGTTCTTCGCCCAAATCGCGAGCGTTGATCCTGCCGGCCTAAGTGTTCTGCGTGACCGAAACCAGTTGTTCAGAGTCAATAACCAAGGGTTGGTTGAAAACACCTACACCTTGAAAGTGATCAACAAGACTCAACAAGAGCAAGAGTACAAGCTCGATGTTAGCGGACTGCCCGATTCTATCTGGTACGGCAAACAGACGATTACTGTCGATCCAGGCGAGGTTTTGAACCTACCTATCAGTTTAGGCGCCGACCCAGAAAAACTGAGCTCACCAGTTTCGACAATTCAGTTTATACTCTCGGATAATGAAGAGTTTACGATGGAAGTCGAAAGCCGCTTTATCAAGAAGCTCTGATACCAGCCTCCTTAGCGCTTGGTATAACAACCCAATAAATGGAAAAAGGCTCAGTAATGAGCCTTTTTTATTCTATGACGATGCAAGCCTTTAATTTTGATAACCTGACTCCTGACTTCATGTGGTACGCACTGGAGAGTATTGGAGTTCGTGCTGAATCCGGGCTTCTCGCTCTCAACAGTTACGAAAATCGGGTCTATCAATTCACCGATGAAGACCGTAAACGCTACGTCGTTAAGTTTTATCGTCCGCAGCGCTGGAACAAAGCCCAGATCCAAGAAGAGCACGACTTCGCGTTAGAACTGATTGAACAAGAGATGCCTGTCGCTCCACCAATGCGAGTCAACGGTGAAACCTTGCATGAATATCAAGGCTACCTGTTTGCATTGTTCGAAAGCGTTGGCGGCAGACAGTATGAAGTCGACAATCTAGATCAACTGGAAGGCGTTGGACGTTTTCTGGGTCGTATTCATAAAGCCAGCGCGGGAAGAACATTCCAACATCGCCCGACCATCAGCTTAGATGAATACCTTTATCAGCCACGTAAGATTCTAGAGAACTCTCAGTTTATCCCGACACACCTAGAAAAAGCGTTCTTCAATGACGTAGACCTTCTGATAAAAGAGCTAGAGAGTCAGTGGCCGAGCAACATTGACAACATCCGCCTGCATGGTGATTGCCACCCAGGCAACATCTTGTGGCGCGATGGACCAATGTTCGTCGATCTTGATGACGCACGTAATGGCCCTGCGATACAAGATCTGTGGATGCTACTCAACGGTGAACGCCAAGATAAACTGATGCAACTCGATATTCTGCTAGAGAGTTATCAAGAGTTTTGCGATTTTAATACCTCGCAACTGAAACTAATCGAACCACTACGCGGTCTACGTATGGTGCATTACATGGCATGGTTAGCGAAGCGATGGCACGATCCAGCGTTTCCATTAGCCTTCCCGTGGTTTAATGATCCGAAATATTGGGAGCAACAAGTACTTGCTTGTAAAGAGCAAATTGCTACCCTGCAAGAGCCACCACTTTCGTTAATGCCTCAGTGGTAACAGCAATCGCAACATACAACTAGATAAAAATTCAAACATAATGGAGATTGGATAAATGAAAAAGCTATTCGCATTTTTCTCATTGATCATGTTGAGCCTTTCAGCTCACGCTGCGAAATTTAACGAAGGTGAACACTACAAAGTTCTCGATCTAGAAGCATCAAAAAAACCAATGGTGACAGAGTTCTTCTCTTTTTACTGCCCACACTGTAATAGCTTTGAGCCAATCATCCAGCAGCTAAAACAGCAGCTACCTAAAGACGCTAAGTTACAGAAGAACCATGTTTCATTCATGGGTGGCAACATGGGTCTGCCAATGAGCAAAGCTTACGCGACCATGATTGCACTGAAAGTTGAAGACAAAATGGTACCAGTGATGTTTAACCGCATCCACACCATGAACAAGCCACCACGTGATGAAGCCGAATTGCGTCAAATCTTCCTAGATGAAGGCGTTGATGCTAAGAAATTCGATGCGGCATACAACGGCTTTGCTGTAGATTCTATGGTTCGTCGCTTCGACAAAGCATTCAAAGACAGCGGCCTTTCTGGCGTACCAGCAGTCATAGTGAATAACCGCTACCTAGTAGAAGCTCAAGGTATCAGCTCTCTTGATGAGTACTTCGAGCTCGTTAACTTCTTATTGAAGAAGTAAGCCATTGATGAAAGGAAGCTTCGGCTTCCTTTTTTTACTAGTTCAAAAATCATCATTGATAAATAATCAGCCAAAAAACGTAGTACTTTACTGATATTAATAACCCGTCCTAAGAATCGGTGGGCAAGGAGCCCTTAAATGAACATAAAAATAACTCTCCTGGCATTGAGCGTTGCTACTGCGCCCGCGTTTGCCAAGCTTGCTGATGAGCCAGGTTTCAGTGGTGAAATATCTATCAACACCGGTGTCACTTCTTCGACCTCAAATTTTAATACCGACGCTGACAGTAAGATCTCCTCAACCAATCAAAAAGCTTCGTCTGAGAGCTCGTTTTTAGTTGCACCTCTCGGCAGCATTGCTTACACCTTTGGTGAAAATCTGAACCATCAGGTTTACACAGGTACCGCTCGTGATGACGTAGCGACAGGTACTGTAGTGCTAGAGGTTGGTTACAAATACCAGCTTGAGTCTGGAATGGTGATCGACGCTTCACTGCTGCCAACCATTATGTCGGGTGAAACTTGGGCTGATCCGTACAACACCACATCAGCTCGCACGAAGACCGATGAAACTGGCAATGCGTTTCGTTTGAAGCTAAGCAACATTGTGGGGTCAGCTTTCTCGCTAGACATGGCCTACGCCACCAAAGATGTGGAAGAAGATCGCGTTGAAGAAGCACTAAAACGCGACGCCGATACCTTCTACCTGAAAGGTCAATATCGCCAGCCGATTAGCCGTACTATGATGCTGGTACCGTCTTTGATTTATCAATCAAGTGATGCAGACGGCGATGCGGCATCGTTCGAGCAGTTCGGTGGTGAGGTCAGCTTATTTGGTGGTATGGGACGTCATCAATACGCACTAACGGCGGGTTACAACCAACGCTCTTATGATGCAAGCAGCATCACTTTCCAAAAGAAACGCAGCGACGACAACATCAATCTATTCGCCGCCTATGAATATGATCAATTCATGGATTGGGAAAACTGGTCGTTCGTATCTCTTGCGGGTTACGGCACTAGCGATTCCAATATCACCTTCTACGACGAGTCTCAATACATCGTTTCAGTTGGCTTGAACTACAAATTCTAACTCCAGCCAGCGCCAATAAATTATCAAACCAAAGCCTGCTCACTGAAGCAGGCTTTTTTGTTTGTATACCAATCACAGTAAATAAATGGCCAGTTGTTTACTACCATTAGCATGACTACACAGCTTGTGCCGTGAGTTGCTTCAATAATCTATCCATAGCTCGATAGCCCAACGCTTCTGATAGGTGTTTCTTTTCGATCTGCTCGTTACCGTCAAGGTCGGCAATGGTTCGTGCTACCTTAATGATTCGATGATAAGCACGAATCGACAGACCCAATCGATGCAGTGCAGTCTCGAGAAACTCCGCATCTTCACGTCGCAATGGGCAATACTTCTCTATTTCTCGACTACCGAGCAGTGCATTCGATTTATGGTTTCTAGATAACATGGTTTGACGAGCCTGTTTGACCCTTTGTTTTACGACTTGGGTGGTTTCACCACGATCGCCACCTTCAGCCAACATCCCTTTAGGCAGTAGTGGGATCTCTAAGGACATATCAAAGCGATCAAGCAATGGCCCAGACAATCGATTAAGATAACGCAAAATGATCTGCGGATTAGCGCGTGCTTGATTGCCTTCGTAATAACCAGTCGGGCTTGGATTCAAGGCGCCGACCAACTGAAAGCGAGCAGGGAAACGAGTCTTACCTGCCGCGCGTGAAATAATAATCTCGCCCGACTCTAGCGGCTCGCGCAGTGAATCGAGCACCTTGCGTTCAAACTCCGGCATCTCATCTAGAAACAGTAATCCATTATGCGCCAGAGAGATCTCACCGGGGCGAGGGACTGACCCACCTCCCACTAATGCAGCCATCGAACTCGAATGGTGAGGTGAACGAAATGGCCTCTGCTTCCAATTGTATTGATTGATCTCTTGCTGCGTTAGCGAGGCCACCGATGCGGTTTCCATCGCCTCGTCATCACTCATCTCCGGTAACAAATCGCGTAACCGAGAAGCGAGCATGGTTTTTCCGGTTCCCGGAGGGCCAAGGAACAGTAAGTTATGGTTGCCAGCGGCTGCTATCTCCAGAGCTCGCTTGCCTTGTTGTTGACCGATAATATCTTGAAGGTCGCGAAGCACTGAAACATCAGCCTGATGATGTTCCGTTCTATATAGGCCAAGCTGAGCCTGTCCACACATGTCCGCGCAAACCTCTAACAAGGTTTGCGCTGATTTATGGGCTCCCTTGCCCACCAACGCTGCCTGATCACCGTTATGATGTGGGACAACTAAGCATCGTTCGACGCTATCGGCGGCTAACGTCGCTGGCAACACACCCTTTACTGAACGTAGCTCTCCTGACAACGCCAACTCACCGATGAATTCATGCTGAGCTATTTTTGATGTCGGTAGCTGATCCGATGCCACTAAAATCCCAAGCGCGATTGGCAGGTCGAAACGACCTCCTTCCTTGGGTAAATCGGCAGGGGCGAGGTTGACCGTGATTCTTTTGGATGGAAACTCAAAGCGGGAATTGATGATCGCGCTTCTCACTCGATCTTTAGATTCCTTGACCGTTGTTTCAGGTAGCCCCACCAGCGTAAAGCCAGGCATTCCGTTGCTTATATGCACCTCAACGGTCACTTCTGGCGCCTCTACACCCACACTAGCTCGACTATGAATTATCGCGAGTCCCATAACTTTCCTTTGTCTTTGATTTAAAAGTATTCACTCTGGATATTCGTTGCTCACCAAAGCTATAAGGTTGTTATATAGCTTGGTGGAATGGTGTTTTAATGTGAAAAAAGAATGACATTTTCCTTGTCATGCGGCAGATTTGTGTGATAACACTAGAGATGTAGACATTTACTGAAGACAATAAACGAGAAAACTCGAATATTATGATTTTTAACGCTCGCATTTACGCACTGATTAACCTGATTATCGTAGTCATTATTAAGACTGCGCGGGGGCGAGTGGGAAGAAAGTAACCACGAATTAGAAAAAACCCCCGCACTGACAAGTCCGGGGGTTTTTTCTAATTTAAACATTCGATTTTTATATTTTTGAGCATTTTCGGCTTTGCCGATTTACAGGAAGAATGGGAGCACAAGATGTGCAGAGACAAAGGAAACAGTTACCAAAATAAAGGTAATACGGGAGAATTCCGATGAAAGGCGCAGAACTAGTCGTATCCGCACTCAAGCAACAAGGAATTGAGACCGTATTTGGTTACCCAGGTGGTGCCATCATGCCAATCTACGATGCACTCTATGACGGCGGGGTTGAACATATCCTATGTCGCCATGAGCAAGGCGCTGCTATGGCCGCGATCGGCATGGCTCGAGCAACACAAGATGTCGCTGTTTGTATGGCAACGTCTGGCCCAGGTGCAACCAACCTAGTCACTGGCCTTGCTGATGCCTTTATGGACTCTATCCCAATGGTTGCAATCACAGGTCAGGTTGCAAGTTCCCACATTGGTACCGATGCATTCCAAGAAATGGATGTGATTGGTATGTCTCTGTCATGTACTAAACACAGCTACCTAGTGACTGATATTGAAGATCTTGCTCCAACCCTCGCTGAAGCGTTTGTGGTTGCGAAGTCTGGTCGTCCTGGCCCGGTTATCGTCGATATCGCTAAAGATGTTCAACTGGCTGAAGCTCCAGTTAACTCTCTTCCTGAATTTACTCCACCCGCAATTCCTGTTTCAACAACTGATGCCATTGAACAGGCGCAGTACTTCTTATCTCAAGCAACCCGTCCTGTTTTATACGTAGGTGGTGGTGTTCAACTTGCTAAAGCAACCGATGCGGTTCGTGAGTTTTTACGCCTTAACCCAATGCCAGCCGTAAGCACACTAAAAGGCTTGGGAACTATCGAACGTGATGACCCACACTACCTTGGCATGCTGGGTATGCACGGCACTAAAGCCGCTAACCTTGTAGTTCAAGAGAGTGACCTACTGATTGTTGTCGGTGCCCGTTTTGATGACCGAGTAACAGGCAAACTCGATACTTTTGCGCCACACGCGAAGGTTATCCATATCGATATCGATGCAGCAGAGTTCAGCAAACTGCGTCTGGCCAACGCGCCAATTCGCGGTGACATCAACAAGATCATGCCTCAACTAGAGCTAAGCCAAGACATCTCCTCTTGGGTTCACCACTCTGAAGGGCTTCGTAGCTCATTCAAATGGCGTTACGACCACCCTGGCGATCTGATCTTTGCTCCACTGCTGTTAAAACAATTATCTGACATGATGCCAGCAAGCTCTATCGTTTCGACCGATGTTGGCCAACACCAGATGTGGGCAGCCCAGCACATTCAGCCTCGCGATCCACAAAACTTCATTACCTCTGCCGGTTTAGGCACCATGGGCTTTGGTTTACCAGCGGCTATGGGTGCGTCGGTTGGTCGTCCTGATGACCAATCGATTCTAATCTCTGGTGATGGCTCGTTCATGATGAACATTCAAGAGCTTGGCACCTTAAAGCGTCGTCAGATCCCAGTGAAGATGGTACTGCTTAATAACTCTCGCTTGGGCATGGTTCGCCAATGGCAATCGCTGTTCTTTGATGGCCGCCACAGTGAAACTATCTTGGATGACAACCCTAATTTCGTGATGCTCGCGAAAGCGTTCGACATCCCGGGCAAAACCATCACTCGTAAAGAAGAAGTAGAACCAGCATTGAAAGAGATGCTAGAGAGCAAAACCGCTTACCTACTTCATGTTCTTATCGATGAAGAAGAAAACGTATGGCCACTAGTACCGCCAGGTGCTTCAAACAGTGAGATGTTG includes:
- a CDS encoding serine/threonine protein kinase — encoded protein: MTMQAFNFDNLTPDFMWYALESIGVRAESGLLALNSYENRVYQFTDEDRKRYVVKFYRPQRWNKAQIQEEHDFALELIEQEMPVAPPMRVNGETLHEYQGYLFALFESVGGRQYEVDNLDQLEGVGRFLGRIHKASAGRTFQHRPTISLDEYLYQPRKILENSQFIPTHLEKAFFNDVDLLIKELESQWPSNIDNIRLHGDCHPGNILWRDGPMFVDLDDARNGPAIQDLWMLLNGERQDKLMQLDILLESYQEFCDFNTSQLKLIEPLRGLRMVHYMAWLAKRWHDPAFPLAFPWFNDPKYWEQQVLACKEQIATLQEPPLSLMPQW
- a CDS encoding YihD family protein, with the protein product MKCHRIEELLELMEPEWQKDQELNLLEFIIKLSKEAGYQGKLEELTDDVLIYHLKMRNSEKDEMIPGLKKDQEDDFKTAILKARGLL
- a CDS encoding DUF2860 domain-containing protein, producing MNIKITLLALSVATAPAFAKLADEPGFSGEISINTGVTSSTSNFNTDADSKISSTNQKASSESSFLVAPLGSIAYTFGENLNHQVYTGTARDDVATGTVVLEVGYKYQLESGMVIDASLLPTIMSGETWADPYNTTSARTKTDETGNAFRLKLSNIVGSAFSLDMAYATKDVEEDRVEEALKRDADTFYLKGQYRQPISRTMMLVPSLIYQSSDADGDAASFEQFGGEVSLFGGMGRHQYALTAGYNQRSYDASSITFQKKRSDDNINLFAAYEYDQFMDWENWSFVSLAGYGTSDSNITFYDESQYIVSVGLNYKF
- a CDS encoding thiol:disulfide interchange protein DsbA/DsbL — encoded protein: MKKLFAFFSLIMLSLSAHAAKFNEGEHYKVLDLEASKKPMVTEFFSFYCPHCNSFEPIIQQLKQQLPKDAKLQKNHVSFMGGNMGLPMSKAYATMIALKVEDKMVPVMFNRIHTMNKPPRDEAELRQIFLDEGVDAKKFDAAYNGFAVDSMVRRFDKAFKDSGLSGVPAVIVNNRYLVEAQGISSLDEYFELVNFLLKK
- the ilvG gene encoding acetolactate synthase 2 catalytic subunit, with protein sequence MKGAELVVSALKQQGIETVFGYPGGAIMPIYDALYDGGVEHILCRHEQGAAMAAIGMARATQDVAVCMATSGPGATNLVTGLADAFMDSIPMVAITGQVASSHIGTDAFQEMDVIGMSLSCTKHSYLVTDIEDLAPTLAEAFVVAKSGRPGPVIVDIAKDVQLAEAPVNSLPEFTPPAIPVSTTDAIEQAQYFLSQATRPVLYVGGGVQLAKATDAVREFLRLNPMPAVSTLKGLGTIERDDPHYLGMLGMHGTKAANLVVQESDLLIVVGARFDDRVTGKLDTFAPHAKVIHIDIDAAEFSKLRLANAPIRGDINKIMPQLELSQDISSWVHHSEGLRSSFKWRYDHPGDLIFAPLLLKQLSDMMPASSIVSTDVGQHQMWAAQHIQPRDPQNFITSAGLGTMGFGLPAAMGASVGRPDDQSILISGDGSFMMNIQELGTLKRRQIPVKMVLLNNSRLGMVRQWQSLFFDGRHSETILDDNPNFVMLAKAFDIPGKTITRKEEVEPALKEMLESKTAYLLHVLIDEEENVWPLVPPGASNSEMLENT
- a CDS encoding sporulation protein produces the protein MSFLKKTLASFGIGSAKVDSVLQQEVLYPGKKASIIVHVYGGAQPQEIDNIDLNLCCRYVKEVTMNSQRQEGGQTRRMHQTYSLAKWSLPYAFVIQPGETRDFECEFDVPLNTPVTIGDSKVWLETGLDIAMAIDPSDKDILTVRPDALLDGIFNELEAQGLRIRQVECEAVEGFELPFVQEFEFVPTTGPYHGRWRELEVVAHRDETELKLWFEIDRNRDGAKGMLASLLGVGQLQRQLSVPLDTSPEEAGKMVLEYLDSAS
- the trhA gene encoding PAQR family membrane homeostasis protein TrhA; amino-acid sequence: MSASSASEYSDIEERANAITHGLGVVLGVIGLILLLIRAFDYQADMLTVASMTIYGSSIILLFLASTLYHSITTEKTKRLLKTLDHCAIYLLIAGSYTPFLLVGLRTPLAMGLMAVIWGIALVGIIMKIAFVYRFKRLSLFIYLAMGWLSLIVVYQLAMNIDIGGLVLLAVGGVIYSLGVIFYVAKRIPYNHAIWHLFVLAGCACHFFAIYLYVTPV
- a CDS encoding YifB family Mg chelatase-like AAA ATPase, translating into MGLAIIHSRASVGVEAPEVTVEVHISNGMPGFTLVGLPETTVKESKDRVRSAIINSRFEFPSKRITVNLAPADLPKEGGRFDLPIALGILVASDQLPTSKIAQHEFIGELALSGELRSVKGVLPATLAADSVERCLVVPHHNGDQAALVGKGAHKSAQTLLEVCADMCGQAQLGLYRTEHHQADVSVLRDLQDIIGQQQGKRALEIAAAGNHNLLFLGPPGTGKTMLASRLRDLLPEMSDDEAMETASVASLTQQEINQYNWKQRPFRSPHHSSSMAALVGGGSVPRPGEISLAHNGLLFLDEMPEFERKVLDSLREPLESGEIIISRAAGKTRFPARFQLVGALNPSPTGYYEGNQARANPQIILRYLNRLSGPLLDRFDMSLEIPLLPKGMLAEGGDRGETTQVVKQRVKQARQTMLSRNHKSNALLGSREIEKYCPLRREDAEFLETALHRLGLSIRAYHRIIKVARTIADLDGNEQIEKKHLSEALGYRAMDRLLKQLTAQAV
- the ccoG gene encoding cytochrome c oxidase accessory protein CcoG, which translates into the protein MSQDKIDIKDVTPKTFNPKTHKGNGDRFNPSNRIYVRESKGKFQQLRRYGGWFLLLLFALIPWIPFGERQAILLDIGNQQFNFFGTTLYPQDLTLLAILFMIAAFGLFFITTFLGRVWCGYLCPQTVWTFMYIWFEEKLEGAANKRRKQDSGKLTSNLILRKTLKHIAWWAIAIATGLTFVGYFIPIKELVVGFFTFNSSFWPVFWVLFFAGCTYANAGWMRSIVCLHMCPYARFQSAMFDKDTFIVGYDSERGESRGPRSRKADPKELGLGDCIDCNLCVQVCPTGIDIRDGLQYECINCGACIDACDNTMERMGYEKGLINYTTEHRLEGHSTKVMRPKLLGYGAILIVMLGLFFAQIASVDPAGLSVLRDRNQLFRVNNQGLVENTYTLKVINKTQQEQEYKLDVSGLPDSIWYGKQTITVDPGEVLNLPISLGADPEKLSSPVSTIQFILSDNEEFTMEVESRFIKKL